The Streptococcus respiraculi sequence AAGCATAGTCTGAAAAAAATAACTCCTCAGAGTTTAAGGCATACTCATGCTACCTTGATGATTGAAATTGGAATTGACCTAGTCAACACTGTGCCAAACGATTAGGACATGCAGGTAGCCAAATGACACTTGATACATACAGTCACACAACTAAGGCTGGCGAGAATAACGCTGTCATCTTCCAGACTCCAAAAACGAAAAAGAGCAAGCGGACAATTTCCCTTGACCCTACTACAATCAAAATACTAAAGAAATGGCGACAAGAAAGACAATTTTTTAACTTTCCAGCCTGTTTAAAAGATACGGATATTCTTTTCCCGACAGAAAAAGGCATGCCTAGAAGTTTTGACTTTATCAATTATCATTTTAAAAAGATATTGACCAAATATAAACTACCCTATATCAAGCCCATGGGTTTCGTCATACTCATATTTCGCTATTATTTGAAGCTGGAGCAAGTCTAAAAGAAGTCCAAGAGCGTGTAGGCATGAAGATATTAAAACGACAATGAATATTTACACCCATGTAACCGAAAGTATCAAGGAGCAAACGGCGGAAAAATTTGCCCAATTTTTAGGGTCGTAAGCCCCACCCGTTACTTTTTCCGTTACTCTTAGAAAAAGAAAAGCCATTCCCGAAAACGGAAATGGCTTAGTATCAACATTTTTAAGTTTAAGCAATAAATGCGGTTGATTATTTGAGACCATATTTTTTGTTGAAACGATCCACACGTCCATCTGCTTGCGTGAACTTTTGACGTCCTGTGTAGAATGGGTGTGAGTCTGATGAAATTTCCACACGAATCAATGGGTATGTTTCACCTTCAAATTCGATAGTTTCTTTAGAGTTCTTTGTAGAACCACTAAGGAACTTGTAACCAGTAGTTGTGTCCATGAAGACAACAGTGCGATATTCTGGATGGATATCTTTTTTCATTTTAAAAATTCCTTTCTGCCATGGACTCTTTGTCGAGCCATAGATAATACCAATATAGTCTATCACATTTTACAACACTTGGCAACTATTTTTTTCTATTTTTTACTGAATAGAGGCACCTGAATCGGCATCCGTTGACAGTTCTGCTCCAGAACCAGTCTCATCAGTACTAGAAGCTCCTGAATCAGCATCTGTTGCGCCATGCACCGTTTGCATTCCTGTACCACCAACCAAGCGTTGGCCAGTTTCTTTTAGGTACCAGTCTAACCAAGGTTTAAAGTTGAAGATAATCTCATTAATGCCAGCATACGATCCGTCTGGATAATACATTGCTTGATAGTTATGGGTATTAATTACTTCTGGAGGGGTTCCTGGAACAATCGTACGAACATATTCTTGGTTACCATTTCGCAAGGTACCCACAACCCATTCCACATTCTTCATACGTGCTGGTGGTAAGGTGCCGTGAACCGTACCAAGGCGATTTCCCACCTGTTCTTTTACACGTTTACCTAACATAGTATTTGGATCTGGATGAGCATCGTTATAGTACAAGAATTGGTTGTTATCATCAGCATAGGTCAGTTCAAATGGCATAGCATTTAAAAACATATTCAATTGATTAACCGTTAACAAACCATTGTCTAGCTTGACATAGGTATCTCCTTCTACTGCATTGACTTGTTTTGCAGCCTTTTCCAACCAGTCTGGATCATCTGGATCAATACCAAGAATAGTTGTATCAATCGCTCCCTTACAATAAAGGTCTTCTGCTTCAATTGGTTTAGGTTTTTTCAAACTAGACACAACTCCTACGTATTTGATGAAATTGTCAAGGCACATTTCTAGAAATTTCACTGTTCCTTGATCGATAATATTTCCATTTCCGTCAAAGGCTTCTTTTGCCTTTCCAAGCAAGAACTCATTTCCTGGTAGTGTGAAAGCATTAACTCCTGGAGCATCTAAAATCTTGCGTAAATGCACTTGAGCCCGAGATGTTCCTTGATCATAATAAGAAGCGCCTACAATCATAACAGGTTTATCTTCGAAAGGATGAACCTTAAAGGACAGCCATTCAAGTACGCTTTTTAGAGCAGCTGTAATGGTATGATTGTGTTCTGGTGTCGCAATAATGACACCGTCTGCTCGAGTAATTTTATGATAGAGAAGACGCAATTGGAAACATTCTTCCCAGTTTTCATCTTGGTTAAAGATCGGGATATCATCAATTTCCATTACTTCCAATTCAAATTTTACTTTGAATTGTCTTCTGATGAATTCTAATAATTTTCGATTGTATGATTCGTCCGCATTTGACCCTACAAGTCCTACAAATTTCATGGTTCTACTCCTTTTTCCTATAAACTTTCCCAATCAAAATTTTCAGCTTCTTTGTGCAATAAGGCTTTGGCATTGGATAATTTACCTGTAATTTTCACAAAGAGTCTAAAGTCATCAAACAAGGCTTCCAATTTTTGAATGGTATCTAGATCAATGAGGTCGCCATCCTGATTAAAGGCTTGAAGAGAATGCGATAATAAAAATTCCTCTGGGATAACATTCGCTTTAATCTCAGGAGCATTCAAGATTTGGCGCAATTGGAGTTGCGCACGCGATGATCCTAAGGTTCCATAAGAAGCACCTGTAATCATCACAGGTTTATTTAAAAGCGGGAAAATACCATAAGATAACCAAGCAAGAGCACTCATTAAGACAGCTGGAATAGAATGGTCATATTCTGGTGTTCCAATGATGACGCCATCTGCAGCTGTAATTTTTTCTGCAATTTCCGTCACAATTGGCGGAACCGTTTTATTGGCAGGCTTATTAAATAAAGGAATATCTTTGATTTCAATCAATTCAATCTCTGCGACATCCGCAAAATGTTTTTGGATGTATTGAAGTAATTTTCGATTGGTTGATTGGGCAGAATTCGTCCCAACAATAGCAATGAATTTCATATTTATACCTTCTTATCTAATATATATTCGTATTCATTTTATCACTTTCGCTATTGTTTGTAAACGCTTTTATATCACCAGAGCATTTCGCAGACCATCTGTCACTAGCATTTCATTTTTAGTTGTCAGAATAATCGCTTCAATCCCTTCTTGGTCTTGAACTGTTTGGTAGATTTCTTGGATAGGTCGTCCAAATAAACGAGTGGTCCAGATTTCTCCGTCAACTGATTGTTTGGAAACGATGGTCAGACTTGCGACATCACTTGTGACGGGATAACCTGTCTGACTATCAAAGATATGGTGGTAGGTTTTTCCTTCATAGGTAAAGGTCCGTTCGTAGATACCTGAGGTGACAACAGAACCGTCTTCAATTTTCACAATGGCAATATTATTTCCTCTTGGAAGGTGTGGATGTTGAATGCCGATATACCACTGACCATCTGGATTGTGACTAGCGTGACCAAATGTCAGGACATTGCCTCCCAGATTGATAAGACCTTTTGATACGCCAACACGGTGTAGGTGTTCGACAATCCGATCCGCAATGTAGCCTTTTGCAAGGGCCCCTAAGTCAATAGCCATTCCTTCTTTTTGTAAATAGACGGACTGGGTTTCCTCATCTAATTCAATGTCTTGCGGATTGATTAAGGCTAATTTTTCATCAATCTCTGCTTGGCTCGGAACACGCGCATCTGAAAAGCCAATCCGCCAAGCTTGGACCAGGGGACCAATAGTAATATTTAAACGGCTATTGGGAGCGCAACTATGAAGCTTTCCAAGTGCAATCAATTCAAATAAATCAGTCGCAACAGGAACTGCTTGAACCCCTGCATTATAATTCACTTCCATAAGCTCAGATGTTAAATCGTTGGCCGAAAAGCGATCCTTATACAGATATAAGAGCTCCTCTACTTGATCTAAAATTGGCTCCGCCTCTTGGTGCCAAATTTTAATATCAATGACCGTTCCCATGAGACGAAGTTGTCGACTACTCGCTTGCATCTGCTGCCACCTGCTTCAATTCTTGGTAAATTTCCTCATTTTCTTCAGTCGAATATGAGTTGGCACCGCTGGCTAAAGGATGACCTCCTCCATGATGGCGCTTGGCAATTTCATTGATAGGAAGAAACTTACTGCGCAACCGCACCCGATAAGAACCGTCAGGTTGCTCCACAAAAACACCCCAACTTTTGACCGTGTTGACACGACCTGGTACTCCTACGATAAAAGCGGTATCCGAATCTCCAATGCCAAATTCCTTGAGCAAGGCTTGGCTGAGCAGAACACGTGCTGCTCCATTTTCATCAATTTCCAAATGATCATAGACATAGCCAATTAACTTAGCAACACTATAATCAACTGACTCCATTTGCCGCGAAAGAC is a genomic window containing:
- a CDS encoding type B 50S ribosomal protein L31 codes for the protein MKKDIHPEYRTVVFMDTTTGYKFLSGSTKNSKETIEFEGETYPLIRVEISSDSHPFYTGRQKFTQADGRVDRFNKKYGLK
- a CDS encoding FAD:protein FMN transferase, translated to MQASSRQLRLMGTVIDIKIWHQEAEPILDQVEELLYLYKDRFSANDLTSELMEVNYNAGVQAVPVATDLFELIALGKLHSCAPNSRLNITIGPLVQAWRIGFSDARVPSQAEIDEKLALINPQDIELDEETQSVYLQKEGMAIDLGALAKGYIADRIVEHLHRVGVSKGLINLGGNVLTFGHASHNPDGQWYIGIQHPHLPRGNNIAIVKIEDGSVVTSGIYERTFTYEGKTYHHIFDSQTGYPVTSDVASLTIVSKQSVDGEIWTTRLFGRPIQEIYQTVQDQEGIEAIILTTKNEMLVTDGLRNALVI
- a CDS encoding NAD(P)H-dependent oxidoreductase produces the protein MKFVGLVGSNADESYNRKLLEFIRRQFKVKFELEVMEIDDIPIFNQDENWEECFQLRLLYHKITRADGVIIATPEHNHTITAALKSVLEWLSFKVHPFEDKPVMIVGASYYDQGTSRAQVHLRKILDAPGVNAFTLPGNEFLLGKAKEAFDGNGNIIDQGTVKFLEMCLDNFIKYVGVVSSLKKPKPIEAEDLYCKGAIDTTILGIDPDDPDWLEKAAKQVNAVEGDTYVKLDNGLLTVNQLNMFLNAMPFELTYADDNNQFLYYNDAHPDPNTMLGKRVKEQVGNRLGTVHGTLPPARMKNVEWVVGTLRNGNQEYVRTIVPGTPPEVINTHNYQAMYYPDGSYAGINEIIFNFKPWLDWYLKETGQRLVGGTGMQTVHGATDADSGASSTDETGSGAELSTDADSGASIQ
- a CDS encoding NADPH-dependent FMN reductase; this translates as MKFIAIVGTNSAQSTNRKLLQYIQKHFADVAEIELIEIKDIPLFNKPANKTVPPIVTEIAEKITAADGVIIGTPEYDHSIPAVLMSALAWLSYGIFPLLNKPVMITGASYGTLGSSRAQLQLRQILNAPEIKANVIPEEFLLSHSLQAFNQDGDLIDLDTIQKLEALFDDFRLFVKITGKLSNAKALLHKEAENFDWESL